One region of Triticum aestivum cultivar Chinese Spring chromosome 6B, IWGSC CS RefSeq v2.1, whole genome shotgun sequence genomic DNA includes:
- the LOC123138527 gene encoding probable polygalacturonase: MVETSGGRWRLHLHGQRRSAAAFLAANKTLLAAVWVAGFALVFLWQSASVFVAGGGGGPRPAPAPSRPAPRLRPMAYNLTDFGGVGDGRAVNTRAFERAVETISAFADSGGAQLNVPPGRWLTGPFNLTSHMTLFLAEGAEILGITDEKVWPLMPALPSYGYGRERKGPRFGSLIHGQNLKDVVITGYNGSINGQGEVWWLKHRRRMLKNTRPPLVQLMWSMDIVITNITLRNSPFWHFHPYDCTNVTVSDVTILAPISGAPNTDGIDPDSCEDVLIENCYISVGDDAIAIKSGWDQYGIAYGRPSSNILIRNVTVRSLVSAGISIGSEMSGGVANVTVENVRIWDSRRGVRIKTAIGRGGYIRNISYSNITFDNVRAAIVIKVDYNEHADDGYDRNAFPDITGISFRKIHGWGVRVPVRAHGSNYIPIKDITFQDMSVGISYKKKHIFQCSYIEGRVIGSVFPKPCENLDVYDEQGQLVKRGAVLNSTEVDYDI; this comes from the exons ATGGTGGAGACGTCGGGCGGGAGGTGGAGGCTGCACCTCCACGGCCAGCGGCGGAGCGCGGCCGCCTTCCTGGCCGCCAACAAGACCCTGCTCGCCGCCGTGTGGGTCGCCGGGTTCGCGCTCGTCTTCCTGTGGCAGAGCGCCTCCGTGTTCGTCGCCGGGGGCGGGGGCGGGCCCCGCCCGGCGCCCGCGCCGTCGCGCCCGGCGCCGCGGCTGCGCCCGATGGCGTACAACCTGACCGACTTCGGGGGCGTCGGGGACGGGCGGGCGGTGAACACCCGGGCCTTCGAGCGCGCCGTCGAGACCATCTCGGCGTTCGCGGACAGCGGCGGGGCGCAGCTCAATGTGCCGCCCGGCCGCTGGCTCACGGGCCCCTTCAACCTCACCAGCCACATGACGCTGTTCCTCGCCGAGGGCGCCGAGATCCTCGGCATTACG GACGAGAAAGTTTGGCCGTTGATGCCAGCACTGCCATCTTATGGGTATGGGAGGGAGCGCAAAGGACCTCGTTTCGGGAGTCTAATTCATGGACAGAATTTGAAAGATGTTGTCATTACAG GATACAATGGTAGCATAAATGGCCAGGGTGAAGTTTGGTGGTTGAAGCATCGCAGAAGAATGCTGAAGAACACAAGGCCTCCACTTGTACAACTGATGTGGTCTATGGACATTGTTATTACAAATATAACGTTGCGGAATTCACCTTTCTGGCACTTCCACCCATATGACTGCACGAATGTTACTGTTTCAGATGTTACAATCTTAGCTCCTATTTCTGGTGCTCCAAACACAGATGGCATAGATCCAG ATTCTTGTGAGGATGTCCTAATTGAGAATTGCTACATATCTGTTGGTGATGATGCAATTGCTATAAAGAGCGGGTGGGATCAATATGGGATTGCATATGGGCGGCCGTCTTCTAACATCTTAATACGCAATGTGACAGTCCGATCTTTGGTTAG TGCTGGAATTTCAATTGGCAGTGAGATGTCTGGTGGAGTTGCAAATGTTACGGTGGAGAATGTACGCATCTGGGATTCAAGGCGAGGCGTGAGAATAAAGACTGCGATAGGAAGAGGAGGCTACATCCGCAATATCTCCTACAGCAACATAACATTCGACAATGTTCGTGCTGCAATTGTGATAAAGGTTGACTACAATGAGCATGCTGATGATGGGTATGACAGAAATGCCTTCCCAGATATTACAGGCATATCATTCAGAAAAATACATGGGTGGGGTGTTCGTGTGCCTGTCCGTGCTCATGGCAGCAATTATATCCCCATCAAGGATATCACCTTTCAAGACATGTCAGTAGGCATCAGCTACAAGAAGAAGCATATATTCCAATGCTCCTACATAGAAGGGCGTGTTATCGGGTCAGTGTTTCCAAAACCATGTGAGAATTTGGACGTGTACGATGAGCAAGGGCAGCTTGTCAAGCGTGGGGCAGTGCTCAACAGCACAGAAGTTGATTATGATATATGA